From the Juglans microcarpa x Juglans regia isolate MS1-56 chromosome 7D, Jm3101_v1.0, whole genome shotgun sequence genome, the window AACATGAGAAAAAGCCTCCCTCCACTAAAGCCGACAACATTCTGCTTAGGGCCTCCATGACAATAACAAATAAGAGGAGTGATAGTGGATCGCTTTGTCACAACCCCAACGAATTGTTAAAAAACCCACAAGATCACCATTTACCAAGACCGAGAAGCGAACCGTTGACACACAATGCCTCATCCACACcctccatctctccccaaagccacatctcctcaacaaagaaaaaaggaattcccaattaacgtgatcataggccttctccatgtttaatttgcataaaataccCAGGACTCTTGACTTGATCCTGTTGTCTAAACATTCGCTAGCGATAAGGACCGAGTCCAATATTTGTCTACTcctaacaaatgcattttgagacttAGAGATGATTTTATCCATAACTGTGTTCATCCTATTAGCAAGGACTTTTGAGATTATCTTGTACATACTGCCCACAAGACTAATAGTCCGAAAATCTTGCACCTCTATTGCATCAGCCTTTTTAGGGATAAGTATAATAAATGTAGCATTGAAACTCTTCTTAAATTTCCCAAAAGcgaaaaattcatgaaaaacctACATGACATCctctttcaccacctcccaacaagtcAGAAAAATGCCATAGTAAAACCATCAACGTCCAGAGCTTTGtctttattcattttcctaACTACATGTtatacctcttcctcttcaaaggGTCTCTCCAGCCAAACCATACTAGTCTAATCAATGGCCTCAAAAGATAGACCATCTAATCTAGGCTTCCATTCAAAAGGTTCTGAAAGCAACTCTTCAAAATGTCCAACAATGTGATCCTTTATCGCTAATTGGTCTGAGGAAATACAGCCTTCTATGGTCATTGTCTCGATGTCATTATTCCTCCTATGCGAGTTTGCGACcccatgaaaaaattttgtgcaATTTTCCCCCTCCCTACGCCGCAATGACTTTGATTTTTGACtccaagaaatctcctccattaGGATCACTCTTTCTAATTCTGAAATGACTTGGCCTTTGCAATTGTTCTCTACTTCTACACCCTCCAATCTTTGTAACTCTTGTAGTAATGACTTCTTTTGTAATTCTACATTACCAAATACTTGTTCGTTCCATGTCTTCAAATCCTTCTTCAAAGCTTTCAACGTACTAGCCAATATGACACTCGGAGTGCCCTGTAACTGGTATGAGCTCCACCATTGTCTAATCAATAGTTTTTACACATATTTTCGAATTCAAAGGGGCCTTTTCCCCCCTTGAATGCCTTCACAATCCAACAGTATAGGAAAGCAATCTGAACATATCCGTGGTAGTCTTTTCTAGCATACATCTGGGAATTGCATCTACCATGATGGGGATAAGAGAAATCTGTCAAGTCTAGACCAGGCATGATTGTTAGACCATGTACATGTATCCCCAATAAGAGAGATGTCCATAAGCTCCAACTCGAATATGAAATCAGACAATTCAACCATTGCACAGTTGTCTTCCTTCCCCCAATCTCTCACTCGGAAACCTTATCACATTGAAATTCCCACCAATACACCACAGGACATCCCACCAAGTACAGAATCCTGCAAGCTTTTCCCATAGAAACCACCTCTCGCCATCCAAATTAGGATCATAAACCCCAGCAAAGGACCACAAAAAACCATCTGCAAAATTCTTAAACAAACACTCCACCAAAGTATTCGCCTACAAACTCGTCAAGATTCTCCATCACCTTTTTATCCCACATTATCCAGACTCCACCCGATGCCCCATTCGAGGGTAGATTGACCAGCCTACGTACTGACAGCCCCAAATACTCCAGATAATACTTTTTGtgataaacttcaatttagtctCCATCAAACAAATGATGTCCACCTTCCATTTCTTATCAAATTTCTTATTCAGAGGCGCTTATCTATCTCGTTCAACCTGCCAACATTCCAAATAAGAATTTTGGGCTTCATTTATCAACTACTACAGCCCTCCCTTTGTTCCTTCCTCGGCTTGCACTCCCCTCCTTTCCTTTGTAATTAATAGACCAAGATAGCCAACTCAACTCTCTGTTTCTTTTCGACCCCATACCATGGTGATAGTGTCCTGCCTCAATTGCTATTAGAAATGCCTTGAATTGATCTTCAAAGCCCTCACAGGAGATCCATACACACCTCTGAATTTCCTCCACTTTTTGCAAGACCCAATCTGAAGATAGACAGGGAGGAATGGTACAGATAGGGATAGGATCATCGCCAATTTCCTTGGGCCCTATTTGATGAATTTTCCCTATGATGAGTGTCGAATCATGCTGGAATCTACCTTCCTCATTTTGTTGTAGCTCCTCGCCCATGTTGGACCCAAATAGGACCAATGTTCCTTCCCTTTCTACCTCCCTCTTCTCATACACGTTATCACTCGTTGATGCCTCTCTCTCCAAGACAACAGAACATGTTGTCGCCGttgctaaattttttttggCGCCAGAGTAGACCTTCGTGACCCTTTCTCCTACTCTGCCCTCTCCAGCAACCCTTTTTGTTATGTCTCCCTTTATTTCTGATCTCTTGACGACATTGCAACCCCCACATCCTCCAAACACTAAGGAGTAATCTCTATTTCCATCGAGTGTGTCCCTCTCGCTGCCATGGTGCTAGAATGTAGCCCAAAGGTCACCAGCATGATCTGCGACATCCAACAAAGCATCGGCCCTCCCAATGAATCGTCGTGCCTTACCGTGTCTCCCAGTGCCCTTCCACATTCGTCATTCTCGGCTCTAGGTCTCCAACATAGACGTTGCAGCAAACTCCCCCAGACCTCACCGACAAGGTGGTCAACGACATCTCTATTCGCAGTGCCGGCGGCGTCGTGGGCCCAAAAGTGGATGAAGATCCCACTTCAAATTGGGAAGCCCTTTGGGCCTGATTGGGCATAAGCCCAATCCATTTCAGGCACCATCCCGTTTTGGGTGAGCAAGATAGGCCTGTACAACCCAAGCCCAAGCCAAGTTTGGCTTTCCTGTATCAGTCCTTAACCCAAACCCATCTTTGTTTTTAGCACCTTGGCCTAAGCCTAGGCCcaaatcagaattcaagccctTGTCCGCTCTACTTATCAAATCTTCTACAGCCTTCTTTAGTAAACGTATCTCCCCTTTCACAACCGTGATTTTCTCCTTCCAAATAGTACCCTCTGCTCCTCACTTTCGACTAGGCAGACATCAGACAAGCCTCCACCGCCTCTTTCATGTATAGCACAACGACAATATCTCTCTGGTTGTACACTCCCCGtctaccatttctttttttccttttctccttgTTGTAGCGCCAAGCTTTGACTTGTACCATGTACCGCCACCCTTCTTCCTTCACCACCGCCCATAGCCACCTTTGCGTACGTTTTGGTCTATCTTCCCATCTCCTTTCCCTTGCCATCTCCCCGAGTCACCACAGGGACCTTATATGCTAATGAAATGGACAAAGCATGTTTTATCTCCTTAGAAATGCTTTTCCAACCCTTGCCTTCCATCCCTTCCGGTATCACTATTAGTCCTCGACGTCCTCTATCACCATAATCagtgatttccaagtagtgtcCAACAGCATTGGCCCGTCGATGAGCAACCAATGTCGTAGTCCCAATGCGATATGCCTTGAAAAAATCTTTCCTTCCCTCCGATAGTGCGCACTTTTCCACTGTGTTTGCTATCCAACATGCGCTGGCTTGGCTGAAAACCATCTCCTTATTGGCCTTCCCGCTTCTCTCGATAATACAAAAGTAACTTCCCCCCTCCAAGGCTAATACGAACACCTTTGTTTCGATTAATAAGGGTTTTGAATACCCCATCCTGATTGAGTAACCTCTAAGAACTCAGAAAATGACTAACAGAAAATAATTCCGACACAGATCACCGGAATCTTACATCcatctttctcctttttgcCAAAGCCTTTGCATAAATTAACCTTTTTCCACTCAGCACTTTTTTCTTCAACATTTCAAAGATTTAAGTAGCCCACGAATTTCGCAAAGCAAAAAAGAACGTGACAACCAAGCAGACATATATTAAGTGGTccatgagttaaaataaatctacTACAAACAAACCACAACATTCTAAGTAACTCATTATCTAAAATTGTTATAAAACATGCAACATAACTCGACAAAGACTCGTATAATAGCTGAAGCCTGACCTGAAACTCGCCAAACGTCACCTTGACCTCCCTTTCCATGGCCAACGCAGCCACTGACTCAGCGAACCTCTCCGTCTCCACATCATCTATATCCACACACCCCAGTTGCTCCCCACAGCCTCTACACCGCCCAGTCGAATCCACATTCACTCTCTTCACAAGCCAATCTCCTTTTCCAATCCAGCCCAAACCATGCCACCCTCCCCCACTTCTCGAAACCGCCTCTTCCACTCGCCCCACCTCCCAATTCACGTCTCCCACATCCCTAGCCTTCCCACTGCAAAACCAGTCCTCAATAACCTTCGCCGTAGAGTCACTAACACTCCTCACTAAATTTCTCAATTTATGCAAATACCTATAAACCTTCTCTTCCCTCCCCGTACTCGCGCTCACCTTCAACAATGCGGCGAGCTCCGGTTCCTCTAAACTCACTCCCATTATATCCATATGCTCCTCAACCTCATACGCCTTCTCTGCCTCTAGATTCTCACAGAAACATAACAATGCCGGGTCGTACGTGCGCAACCTCGGCGCAAGCCTGTATTTCCCCATGCTCTTGATCAGTCCGAATGCGTACTCGCCGTCTCCTTTTGCAGCGGCGAGGCGAGCGACGGCAGTGATCGAGGCCTCATTGGGGTTGATATTGATCGACAGCATGTGATCAAAGATACGGAAACCGTAGTCCAAAGCTAGTGCTTTTAGCGATGGATCCGCGACTGAGTTGGAGCAGAGGTAGAGAAGCGCATTAAAGTGGTACTGGTTTAGTCGCGTGCCCTGTGAACTCGCGATCTCGTATAGCGAGATAGCGGCGCGCAGGTCCTTGTTCTTGGAGCATAGAGTGAGTTCCGAGTGGAATTCAGTTTCTGGGgtttgattcttcttcttctttttggagACGTACGGATGGTTGGGGGTAGCCATGGATGGACAGTCTGAGCTAAAACCCTAgattcaaaaaccctagaattttaTATCTGTATCGGTTAATACTAATGTTGGGGCTTAATTGGAATTCAGCGGTCTGGGCTCGG encodes:
- the LOC121239352 gene encoding proteinaceous RNase P 2-like, which produces MATPNHPYVSKKKKKNQTPETEFHSELTLCSKNKDLRAAISLYEIASSQGTRLNQYHFNALLYLCSNSVADPSLKALALDYGFRIFDHMLSININPNEASITAVARLAAAKGDGEYAFGLIKSMGKYRLAPRLRTYDPALLCFCENLEAEKAYEVEEHMDIMGVSLEEPELAALLKVSASTGREEKVYRYLHKLRNLVRSVSDSTAKVIEDWFCSGKARDVGDVNWEVGRVEEAVSRSGGGWHGLGWIGKGDWLVKRVNVDSTGRCRGCGEQLGCVDIDDVETERFAESVAALAMEREVKVTFGEFQEWLEKRGDFEFIVDGANVGLYQQNFADGGFSISQLDAVVKELYNRSGNKWPLVVLHNKRLRALLENPSHRKLVEEWMDKGVLYMTPTGSNDDWYWLYAAVKVKCLLVTNDEMRDHIFELLGNSFFLKWKEKHRVRYTFVKGNLKLQMPPPYSSVIQESEKGSWHVPVAGDNRQCKESLTTWLCITRPSSCDAFDEDPINIGSSENGHATYTLPSLNPCKQESFRSGHGLHNSPESFQFSDNKAASLIGKRKERSPSPPSRPHHTPNDAL